The Candidatus Eisenbacteria bacterium genome includes the window GTCCTCGAGGTGAGCAACGCGGACCGGTCCGACTACCCGGTCACCCTCGTGGTGAACCGGGGCGCCCCGCCGGAGCCGGGCAAGGTCGTCGCCGAGTTCCTGGGCACGCGGCACGTGATCCAGCAGATCGGCAGCGTGGAGATGATCGACGTCACGGTGATCGTGGGCCGGGACGCGCGGCGCTGGACCGAGCCGCGATAACTCAGACGGAGCCTCCACGAGGCTCGCGACGGAAGGACGACGATGTTCAATCTGGGACCCCAGGAGCTCTTCTGGATCTTCCTGATCGTGCTCTTCATCTTCGGTGCGAAGCGCATTCCGGAGATCGGACGCTCGATCGGCAAGGGCATCACGGAGTTCAAGAAGGGGATGAAGGAGGTCGAGACCGAGTTCTCGACCAGCGACCGGAAGCCCGAAGGGCGCGCCGAGGATTCGCGGAAGTCCTGAAAACGGACCGGCGGAGCCGGTGCTTCCGGCCCCGCCGCTCGTGACCCTCGGCTGTCCCGAGCCCGGCCCGCCGCGCGGCGAGCCCGGGATCGGTCGAATCGCCGATCAGACCTCGAAGTAATCCTCGCGGTAGTCCTCGATCTTCGCCTTCCGCCGCACGTCCTGCATCCACTCGATGAACGCGACCTGCCGCCGCTCGTTCATGAGATTTTGACGGATCGCCGGCGCCTGCTCGCGGAACTGCTCCTCGGTGGGCTGCGCGTGGCTCACGATCAGGGCCGCGAACACCGGTCCGGTCTCACCGCCGAGGACCGGGCTCCAGGAGCCGACCGGCACCGTCATGAGAACCCCGGCGGCGCGCGGGTCGCGCTGCAGCTGTCCCATGACGCCGTTCCGCGTGATGGAAGGAGCCTCGCCGGAGAAGCCCCCGAACTGCGAGGCGGCGGCCTCGGGAGTCATGCCTCCGCGAATCGCGGCGAGCGCGCGCTGCGTGGCCTCTTCCGCTTTCGCGACGCGAAGCGACCGCATGAGCGCGACCTTGGCCTCGCGCTCCACGTCCTCGAGGGCACGGAGCCCCGCGTCCCGGCGGTCCAGGACCTGGTAGAGGTACCACCCCGTCTCGCTCGGGAGCGGGCGGGAGATGGAGCCCTCCTTCGCCTGGAAGAGCCACGTCTCCGCTTCCGGGAACTGCTCGAAGAGCGAGTTGCCGCTCCTCCCCTGGGCGAAGTAAGCGGTCTCGAACGTCCGGAGCCCGCGCTTCGTGGCGACGGAGGCGAGGCCCGGACCCTTCGCCTCCTTCACGAGGTCGTCGATCTGTTCGCGAGCGACGCGGACCGCCTCGGTGCCGGGCCTCACGCGGACCGCGATCTCGTGGTACTTGATGCGCTCCCGTCCGGTCTGGGCGTCGGGGTACTTCCGGTCCACGCGGAAGATGTGGAGCGACCGCTCCTCCTTCAGGATCGGCGAGACCTGTCCTTCGGGGACCGCGCGGAGTCCGTTCCGGAACGCGGGGCGCATTTCGTCGAGAAGGGGCTCACCGCCCGGATCCCCGCCGCGCGACGCGCTCTGGATCTCCGAGAACGTGCGGGCGTAGGACTCGAACGAGTCGGGCTGCGCCTTGAGC containing:
- a CDS encoding twin-arginine translocase TatA/TatE family subunit codes for the protein MFNLGPQELFWIFLIVLFIFGAKRIPEIGRSIGKGITEFKKGMKEVETEFSTSDRKPEGRAEDSRKS
- a CDS encoding SurA N-terminal domain-containing protein, coding for MMQALRDNMKIIIWITAIIFLVGFGILELGGVLDQSGAGGRSGVVGKVNGEPIRLEEFNRVYSQMAEELQRQRPLQEGEDSYIREQAWQQIVRAKLMDQEARKRGIEVTPEEIKAAIRLTPPDFLMQAPVFQTDGQFDYRKYLAELENPNSQLPWSQVEAAVATQLPTQKLQDAVVAGAKVSEGDVRDRFLLQNETVHIKFVAFHPDSFPIDTTRIGGADIESYYKAHPEQFTGPAEIKVQVLLVPRLPDESDFAAARERLQGLLDELKAQPDSFESYARTFSEIQSASRGGDPGGEPLLDEMRPAFRNGLRAVPEGQVSPILKEERSLHIFRVDRKYPDAQTGRERIKYHEIAVRVRPGTEAVRVAREQIDDLVKEAKGPGLASVATKRGLRTFETAYFAQGRSGNSLFEQFPEAETWLFQAKEGSISRPLPSETGWYLYQVLDRRDAGLRALEDVEREAKVALMRSLRVAKAEEATQRALAAIRGGMTPEAAASQFGGFSGEAPSITRNGVMGQLQRDPRAAGVLMTVPVGSWSPVLGGETGPVFAALIVSHAQPTEEQFREQAPAIRQNLMNERRQVAFIEWMQDVRRKAKIEDYREDYFEV